Part of the Paenibacillus sp. FSL R7-0273 genome is shown below.
CAAATTTTATCTTATTAACCATGCCTTAGAAGGAGCTGAAAATCTGTGACTTACTTCACATTATTAACAATCTATTTTCTTTTCCAGACCCCGCGTTCATACGGAACAGGAACATTAGCTTTATCCACTCCGCCGAGCGCCTCCTCAGCATGCAGCGCCCAGTAAGGATCGCTAAGCATTGCTCTTCCGACCGCTACCAGCTCTGCCTTTTTCTCCTCGATAACGGCTTGCGCTTCCCGGTAGTCATCCAGCTTGCCGACAGCAATAACCGGAATTTGCAGGCCGCTGCGGATATACTCTGCCAGGTCTACCTGATACCCCGGTCCGGCATTTGGCACACCTGCCGAGCCAACCGGACCTTCACCGCCTGAAGAGACATGGAACATGTCCACACCGGCCGTCTTATAACGGCGGCAGAATTCCAGCGCATAGGCTTCATCATAGCCGCCTTCTACATATTCTCTTGCTGAGATACGCATGATCAGCGGCATTTCCGGAGGCAGCACTTCCTTGACCGCCTGGACAACCTGTTCACCAAACAAAACCGGGTCTGCCCCATATGCATCATCTCTGATATTCGTCAGAGGCGATTGGAACTGGTGGATCAGATATCCGTGCGCACCGTGCAGCTCAACCATGTCAAAGCCGGCCTCCACCGCTCTTCTCGCACCCTCCCGGTAAGCGGCGATCATCTCGGCTATACCCTGGGCGCTTAGTGCCTGAGGCGTTTTGGAGCGCTCATCAAACGGGATAGCCGAAGGTGCTACAGGCGGATTCGCATCCTGTGCCTTGCGTCCGGCATGTCCCAGCTGAATGGCGATTTTGGCACCGTGAGCATGAACTGCATCCGTGATTTGACGGAAGGCCGGTATTTGGCCGTCATCCCAAATGCCTGTGTCTTTATTGGTAATCCGCCCGTCCGGATGCACTCCGCTCATCTCTACAATAATAAAGCCGGTACCGCCGACTGCCCGGCTGACATAATGCACGAAATGCCAGTCATTGGGTACGCCGTCCTCCTTATCTACTGCATATTGGCACATCGGCGGCATGACCACCCGGTTCTTCAGGGTAAGCGCCTTTAATTCATACGGGCTGAACAATTCTGACATTTCCGTTCCCTTCCTTCACTCAGGTCTATTTGATTGCCGGGTTAAACTCCCGAATAACTTAAGTATACACGGAAAAAAGCCGGTGTTGAAACTTTGCCTCAAGCACAGACTCCGGCATAAATCGTGTGCTGACTGGGGATAACAAAGAAACCAGTTATTTTCAATGAGAGAGGCTCTGCCATGCGAATAAAACGTAAGGAGGTGAAGCTGTGGAGCAGCTGCTAAAAAACCGGAAGCTACATATATTGCTCTGCCTTCTCCTGCTGATTACCGGCAGCATAAGCCCGCGCGGTTATGCTGCTCCTGCTGTTTCCGGAGCTGCCCTATCCCCGCCGGGCTCTGATCAGCTTCAGGAAGCTGCGGAGGACACACCACAGGCAATTCCCGCTGAGTCCCGGCTGCAGGCAGCCGCCCGGCGCAGCAAACGGAACAAAGGGCTTACGCTGAGCCAGCTGATCCGGAAATATCCGGAGACTATTCTGACCCAGGGGCCCAGGAACAGGATGATCGCCTTGACCTTCGATGATGTTCCCGACCCGCGGTTTACGCCCCAGCTGCTGGATGTCCTGCGGAAGTATCATGTTAAAGCGACC
Proteins encoded:
- a CDS encoding NADH:flavin oxidoreductase/NADH oxidase, giving the protein MSELFSPYELKALTLKNRVVMPPMCQYAVDKEDGVPNDWHFVHYVSRAVGGTGFIIVEMSGVHPDGRITNKDTGIWDDGQIPAFRQITDAVHAHGAKIAIQLGHAGRKAQDANPPVAPSAIPFDERSKTPQALSAQGIAEMIAAYREGARRAVEAGFDMVELHGAHGYLIHQFQSPLTNIRDDAYGADPVLFGEQVVQAVKEVLPPEMPLIMRISAREYVEGGYDEAYALEFCRRYKTAGVDMFHVSSGGEGPVGSAGVPNAGPGYQVDLAEYIRSGLQIPVIAVGKLDDYREAQAVIEEKKAELVAVGRAMLSDPYWALHAEEALGGVDKANVPVPYERGVWKRK